The Aureispira anguillae genome contains a region encoding:
- a CDS encoding T9SS type A sorting domain-containing protein — MKKLSFLMGMLLIQSFSTNLFAQTASLVSDINTTQVSSIPGESIVFNNKLYFTIQESEHSSSTAHFWVYDGVNTPTLAPGIQLNGTGRAPSEMVVFNNKIYYQGYQSWKGRELMEYDGTNAPTLVLDINNQGQASSYPQSLTVYNNKLYFYAYDGTNHVALWEYDGTNPPTMFMDISSSNTNIFYSQYDYLDMKVFRGKLYFQVDDATDGIELWEYDGTNAPIMVEDINPTGSATPTDFEVLNDTLFFVANDGANGVELWKYDTASTPVIAADIRPGTGSGNPKDLTVLNGNLYFQAFETGGTHTELYTYNGNGFSLVHDIYTGSGGSFPSELTVMNNVLYFKARNAAAGYELWQYDGSNTPTMVYDIDTAGNNSSLPSNLIVFNGSLYFGAQEALHGRELWQYDGTNTPSIVADLKAGTLASDPNGQVAFNGKMYFNADDGVHGKELWVYDGTNLPTMIEIYQGANGSNPTDLTVFNGKLYFRAEGGYNDRELWEYDGVNPPVEVYDFRTGGFGGNPQYLTVFNNKLYMAASDNTNGQELWEYDGSNTPTMVANINPNAGAGLVGSLKVFNNKLYFSADDGTNGSELWQYDGSNAPTMVANINASGGSNPYPIGVYNNKLYFSADDGINGGELWEYDGNNAPSLIADLRAGSSGSSIRRNALVFNDKMYFVAYYLATYTYQVYEYDGINAPTTIATDLNYSASGLTLYHGKLYYNYGDATHGYELWAYNGVDAPRLVTDNINVGSESAYPKNLVIYNDKLYFSADDGTSGFELWELCTPDVEVTKVGTALTASAGATTYQWIDCDNGNSIAGATTMTFTPTTNGNYACLVTSACGTDTSACMNVTGVGISTLATKNVSIAVFPSPATTQLTIVATSTQADFRIESITINDITGKTIQTRVGAQNTIDVSNLPKGVYLLSLQTNQGITLSRFVKG; from the coding sequence ATGAAAAAATTGTCCTTTCTAATGGGGATGTTGCTCATTCAATCTTTCTCCACGAATCTATTTGCTCAAACGGCCTCTTTGGTCTCAGATATTAATACAACTCAAGTATCTTCTATACCAGGCGAGTCCATCGTTTTTAACAACAAACTATATTTTACCATTCAAGAAAGTGAACACTCTTCTAGTACTGCTCATTTTTGGGTGTATGATGGTGTCAATACGCCTACTTTAGCGCCTGGAATCCAACTTAATGGAACGGGGCGTGCGCCTAGTGAGATGGTGGTCTTTAATAATAAAATTTATTATCAAGGCTATCAATCTTGGAAGGGGAGAGAATTAATGGAATATGATGGAACGAATGCACCAACGCTGGTCTTAGATATTAACAATCAAGGACAAGCCAGCTCTTATCCTCAAAGCTTGACCGTCTATAACAACAAGCTATATTTTTATGCTTATGATGGCACCAATCATGTTGCCTTGTGGGAGTATGATGGCACCAATCCACCTACTATGTTTATGGACATCAGTTCTTCTAATACGAATATTTTTTATTCCCAATATGACTACCTAGATATGAAAGTGTTTAGAGGAAAATTATATTTTCAAGTAGATGACGCTACAGATGGTATTGAATTGTGGGAATACGATGGCACCAATGCGCCTATTATGGTAGAGGATATAAACCCAACAGGATCGGCAACACCAACAGATTTTGAGGTGCTAAACGATACCTTGTTTTTTGTAGCGAATGATGGGGCAAATGGTGTAGAACTTTGGAAATACGATACGGCTAGCACCCCTGTGATTGCAGCGGATATTAGACCAGGGACAGGAAGTGGAAACCCCAAAGATCTTACAGTGCTTAACGGCAATCTTTATTTTCAAGCTTTTGAAACAGGAGGAACACATACAGAACTGTATACGTATAATGGTAACGGTTTTTCTTTAGTACATGATATTTATACAGGATCAGGCGGTTCTTTTCCTTCTGAATTAACCGTAATGAATAATGTATTGTACTTCAAGGCTAGAAATGCAGCAGCAGGTTATGAATTGTGGCAGTATGATGGCAGTAATACCCCAACGATGGTTTACGACATAGATACTGCGGGCAACAACTCTTCTTTGCCAAGTAATTTAATTGTATTTAATGGTAGTTTATATTTTGGGGCACAAGAAGCGTTGCACGGGCGAGAATTGTGGCAATATGATGGAACGAATACCCCCAGTATTGTTGCCGATCTAAAAGCAGGAACACTGGCTTCTGACCCAAATGGGCAGGTAGCTTTTAATGGTAAAATGTATTTTAATGCAGACGATGGTGTACATGGAAAAGAACTTTGGGTCTATGATGGTACCAATCTGCCAACCATGATTGAAATTTACCAAGGAGCAAATGGTTCTAATCCCACTGATTTGACCGTATTTAATGGTAAATTATACTTTAGAGCAGAAGGAGGATACAATGATAGAGAGCTATGGGAATACGATGGTGTGAATCCGCCAGTTGAAGTGTATGATTTTAGAACGGGTGGTTTTGGCGGTAACCCTCAGTATTTGACAGTATTTAACAATAAGCTGTATATGGCTGCTAGTGACAATACCAATGGACAAGAATTGTGGGAGTACGATGGCAGCAATACGCCTACGATGGTAGCTAATATTAATCCTAATGCAGGAGCAGGATTGGTTGGTTCTCTAAAAGTATTTAACAATAAGCTTTATTTTAGTGCAGATGATGGAACGAATGGTTCTGAATTGTGGCAATACGATGGCAGCAATGCGCCAACAATGGTCGCTAATATTAATGCTAGTGGAGGAAGTAATCCTTATCCTATTGGAGTATATAATAATAAGCTTTATTTTTCGGCAGATGATGGAATTAATGGTGGGGAACTATGGGAATATGATGGCAACAATGCGCCTTCTCTTATTGCAGATCTTAGAGCAGGGTCTTCAGGTTCATCCATACGCCGAAATGCATTGGTATTTAATGATAAAATGTACTTTGTAGCTTATTATTTAGCGACCTATACCTATCAGGTATACGAATATGATGGCATTAATGCACCTACTACTATTGCTACGGATTTGAACTATAGTGCTAGTGGGCTAACGCTTTACCATGGAAAATTATATTATAACTATGGAGATGCTACCCATGGCTACGAATTATGGGCTTACAATGGAGTGGATGCCCCTCGTTTGGTAACGGACAATATTAACGTTGGCTCGGAATCAGCTTACCCTAAAAACTTGGTCATCTACAATGATAAATTGTATTTCTCAGCAGATGACGGAACGTCAGGATTCGAATTATGGGAGTTGTGTACTCCTGATGTTGAAGTAACAAAGGTAGGAACTGCCTTGACAGCTTCTGCTGGGGCAACGACTTATCAGTGGATTGATTGTGACAATGGAAATTCTATAGCGGGAGCTACTACAATGACTTTTACGCCTACTACAAATGGAAACTATGCTTGTTTGGTAACTTCTGCTTGCGGAACGGATACTTCTGCTTGTATGAATGTAACAGGAGTTGGAATCTCAACATTGGCTACTAAGAATGTATCTATTGCTGTATTCCCTAGCCCAGCAACCACACAGTTAACCATTGTGGCGACGAGTACACAGGCTGATTTTAGAATAGAATCCATTACGATCAACGATATTACTGGGAAAACAATTCAAACACGGGTAGGAGCACAAAATACCATTGATGTATCTAATCTTCCTAAAGGAGTTTACCTGCTTTCTTTACAAACGAATCAAGGAATAACATTAAGTCGTTTTGTCAAAGGATAA
- a CDS encoding McrB family protein produces MNSKTQLIQYFKQFPNTQLVEHFLKLLRYSFEHLSLKEDANNLLCSIHTNSNALYIQLNNIPILIHKVRDRKHYIEFLCFQKDREQLSNLQNFQPSKQKIGKELGGMARFQLSSYSLTNQALIQLWFSAVQAIDKAPKKKNNNRMANNPWIYRAAMDLFVHNDLLKEIESKDKYLSIIPKAIHQLLQQETVQEVQKATDFWFQKAQVILEKFRAIDLPLEVYEDFWADYQNFEGRYDAFVTQAKDQALYADLALLLGQLVAYIDEKATAKQSWNEYKDKRCLATTGIRQNLWVQQLLQYKQAGNNLAAITTPTIKNALLFLLHPETHSPILSLSHQRQIANHLLDSTYQASSFSLQLVSYFNKFELSAASFNNYTYLIKLLLYAPSVQDLWKYTEEDIYYDEVLHQQVAEPTNGYKIASNTRFPLNQILYGPPGTGKTFESIRRAIAIVENKHWTVIQQMDANTIQKRIEAHLNTGQVVFTTFHQAMSYEDFVEGIKPMVVNDQIHYSIQDGMLKKMVQHALQEPDKLFVLIIDELNRGNVANIFGELITLLEEDKRLQALNALKVQLPYSKKLFALPPNLYLIATMNTTDRSIEQLDMALRRRFSFIEMLPDSILLSEDIEGVNIRLMHQVINKRIALLLDKHHLLGHSYFMPIGSLDDLQQVFKTQIIPLLLEYFYGDLGKIGLVLGKDFLIAQKVEYKHFADFDYEGMDRSWDKPIYEINEFPLPKETYLNIYK; encoded by the coding sequence GTGAATTCCAAAACGCAACTTATACAATATTTTAAGCAATTTCCCAATACTCAATTGGTTGAGCATTTTCTAAAATTGCTGCGTTATAGTTTTGAGCATCTATCTCTAAAAGAAGATGCCAATAATCTATTGTGTTCGATACACACCAATAGTAACGCCCTTTATATACAACTCAATAACATCCCTATACTCATCCATAAGGTAAGGGATAGAAAACATTACATTGAGTTTTTATGTTTTCAAAAAGATCGTGAGCAACTGTCCAATTTGCAAAATTTTCAGCCCAGCAAACAAAAAATTGGCAAAGAACTAGGAGGAATGGCACGGTTTCAACTCTCTAGCTATTCGCTTACCAATCAAGCACTGATACAACTTTGGTTTAGTGCCGTCCAAGCCATAGATAAAGCCCCAAAAAAGAAAAACAACAATCGAATGGCCAACAATCCTTGGATTTATCGAGCGGCGATGGATTTGTTTGTGCATAATGACTTGTTAAAAGAAATTGAATCTAAGGATAAATACCTTAGCATCATCCCAAAAGCAATCCATCAATTGCTGCAACAGGAAACGGTTCAAGAGGTCCAAAAAGCAACTGATTTTTGGTTTCAAAAAGCTCAGGTAATCTTAGAAAAATTTCGAGCAATCGACCTTCCCTTGGAAGTTTATGAAGATTTTTGGGCTGATTACCAAAATTTTGAAGGGCGTTATGATGCCTTTGTTACTCAAGCAAAAGATCAAGCCTTATATGCTGATTTGGCGCTTTTATTGGGGCAACTCGTTGCTTATATTGACGAAAAAGCAACGGCAAAACAAAGCTGGAACGAATACAAAGACAAGCGTTGTTTGGCGACAACGGGAATTCGCCAAAACCTTTGGGTTCAGCAATTGCTGCAATACAAGCAAGCAGGAAATAATTTAGCGGCGATCACCACTCCAACGATCAAAAATGCTTTGCTATTTTTGCTTCATCCAGAAACACATAGCCCTATTTTGTCCCTTAGCCATCAACGGCAAATAGCCAACCATTTGCTAGATAGTACTTATCAAGCCAGTTCTTTTTCATTGCAATTGGTGAGCTATTTTAATAAATTTGAACTCTCTGCTGCTAGTTTTAACAACTACACTTATCTCATCAAGTTGTTGCTCTATGCTCCTAGCGTGCAAGACTTATGGAAATACACAGAGGAAGACATCTATTATGATGAGGTCTTACACCAGCAAGTTGCCGAACCAACCAATGGTTATAAAATAGCCTCTAATACTAGGTTTCCGCTCAATCAAATCCTTTATGGTCCGCCTGGTACGGGCAAAACATTTGAAAGTATTCGCCGAGCCATTGCCATTGTTGAAAATAAACACTGGACCGTCATTCAGCAAATGGATGCCAATACCATTCAAAAACGAATAGAAGCGCATCTTAATACTGGGCAGGTTGTTTTTACTACTTTTCACCAAGCTATGTCTTATGAAGATTTTGTGGAAGGCATCAAACCCATGGTTGTTAATGATCAAATACATTATAGCATTCAGGACGGAATGCTCAAAAAAATGGTGCAACATGCCCTACAAGAACCTGACAAATTGTTTGTGCTTATTATAGATGAGCTAAATCGAGGAAATGTTGCCAATATCTTTGGTGAGTTGATTACGCTTTTGGAAGAGGACAAACGATTGCAAGCACTCAATGCCTTAAAAGTACAACTTCCCTATTCAAAAAAACTTTTTGCCTTGCCTCCCAATCTATATCTTATTGCGACCATGAATACAACAGATAGAAGTATTGAGCAATTGGACATGGCACTAAGGCGGCGTTTTTCTTTTATTGAAATGTTACCAGATTCTATTTTATTGAGTGAAGATATTGAAGGGGTTAACATTCGTTTAATGCACCAAGTAATCAATAAACGGATTGCGTTGTTATTGGACAAACATCATCTCTTAGGGCATTCTTATTTTATGCCTATTGGTTCTCTGGATGATTTGCAACAGGTTTTCAAAACCCAAATCATCCCACTTTTGCTAGAATATTTTTATGGTGATTTAGGCAAAATAGGTTTAGTTTTAGGCAAAGATTTTTTGATTGCTCAAAAAGTAGAATACAAACATTTTGCTGATTTTGACTACGAAGGAATGGATCGATCATGGGATAAACCCATTTATGAAATCAACGAATTTCCGCTCCCTAAAGAAACTTATCTTAATATTTACAAATAA
- the metK gene encoding methionine adenosyltransferase, producing MPYFFTSESVSEGHPDKVADQISDAIIDAFLAQDPLSKVACETFVTTGQVVVGGEVRSQAYVDVQKVVRNTIRKIGYTKSEYQFDASSCGVLSAIHEQSADIAQGVDVGKSEDEQGAGDQGMMFGYATDETDNYMPLALDLSHRLLVELAKLRREGKQIPYLRPDAKSQVTIEYNDAHQPIRVNTIVLSTQHDDFAEDSIMLAKIKEDIINILIPNVVAQLPARVQALFDDKIIYHINPTGKFVIGGPHGDTGLTGRKIIVDTYGGKGAHGGGAFSGKDSSKVDRSAAYATRHIAKNIVAAGLAKQCLVQVAYAIGVAEPVGLFVDTYGTAQVDMNDGAIAAKIAELWDLRPAAIVRNLGLRNPIFSETAAYGHMGRTPGTVTVNGKEYETFTWEKLDRVDDVKAAFGLLENSNA from the coding sequence ATGCCATATTTTTTTACGTCCGAATCAGTTTCGGAAGGTCACCCAGACAAAGTAGCTGACCAAATTTCAGACGCTATTATTGACGCTTTTTTGGCGCAAGACCCATTATCAAAAGTAGCTTGTGAAACATTTGTAACTACTGGTCAAGTGGTAGTAGGTGGCGAAGTTCGCTCTCAAGCTTACGTAGATGTACAAAAAGTTGTACGTAATACAATCCGTAAAATAGGATATACAAAATCAGAATACCAATTTGACGCTAGTTCTTGTGGTGTTCTTTCTGCTATACATGAGCAATCAGCTGATATCGCTCAAGGTGTTGATGTTGGAAAATCAGAGGATGAGCAAGGTGCTGGAGATCAAGGAATGATGTTTGGTTATGCAACAGACGAAACCGATAACTATATGCCTTTGGCCTTGGATTTATCTCATAGATTGTTGGTTGAGTTGGCTAAATTGCGTAGAGAAGGAAAGCAAATTCCTTATTTGCGTCCAGATGCCAAATCTCAAGTAACAATTGAGTATAATGATGCCCATCAGCCAATCCGTGTTAATACAATCGTATTGTCTACACAGCACGATGATTTTGCAGAAGATAGCATCATGTTAGCAAAAATCAAAGAGGACATTATCAATATTTTGATTCCTAATGTTGTTGCTCAATTGCCTGCTCGTGTTCAAGCATTGTTTGATGACAAGATCATTTATCACATCAACCCAACTGGTAAATTTGTTATTGGTGGACCTCATGGTGATACAGGTTTGACTGGTCGTAAGATTATCGTAGATACTTACGGTGGTAAAGGTGCTCACGGTGGAGGTGCTTTCTCTGGAAAAGATTCTTCTAAAGTAGACCGTTCTGCTGCTTATGCAACTCGTCATATTGCTAAAAATATCGTAGCGGCTGGTTTGGCTAAACAATGTTTGGTTCAAGTAGCTTATGCTATTGGTGTTGCTGAGCCTGTAGGCTTGTTTGTTGATACTTATGGTACTGCTCAAGTGGATATGAACGATGGTGCAATTGCTGCAAAAATCGCAGAATTGTGGGATCTACGTCCAGCGGCAATCGTTCGCAATTTGGGCTTGAGAAACCCTATTTTCTCTGAGACAGCGGCTTATGGTCATATGGGACGTACTCCTGGAACTGTTACCGTAAATGGAAAAGAATATGAAACCTTTACTTGGGAGAAATTGGATCGTGTAGACGATGTAAAAGCTGCCTTTGGTTTACTAGAAAATTCAAATGCTTAA
- a CDS encoding Crp/Fnr family transcriptional regulator, producing MDYIKKLLQTHLPLKEEEWELFSKHLVLHEFEAKSLIVREGMIAHNIYFIKTGLMRSYYLEDGKEINTYFSCDGALMTVFSSFITQNASLECLEAIEDTIAYSLSHQALYQLYQQFPKFERFGRILAEKNYLCILDRTLLMQSKTAKQRYLDFIENSPEKLVQKLPLYQIASFLGIAPESLSRIRRELLEP from the coding sequence ATGGACTATATAAAAAAACTCCTTCAGACACATTTACCCTTAAAGGAGGAAGAGTGGGAACTGTTTAGCAAACATTTGGTTCTCCATGAATTTGAGGCAAAGTCTTTGATCGTTAGGGAAGGGATGATTGCTCATAATATTTATTTTATAAAAACGGGTTTAATGCGTAGCTATTACCTAGAAGATGGGAAAGAAATTAATACCTATTTTTCTTGTGATGGAGCCTTGATGACTGTATTTTCTAGTTTTATCACCCAAAACGCATCGTTAGAATGTTTGGAAGCCATAGAAGATACTATCGCTTACAGCTTATCCCATCAGGCGCTCTATCAACTTTATCAGCAGTTTCCAAAATTTGAACGATTTGGGCGAATACTAGCCGAAAAAAATTACCTCTGTATTTTAGATCGAACGCTTTTGATGCAGTCCAAGACGGCTAAACAACGTTATTTGGACTTTATTGAAAATTCTCCAGAAAAACTGGTTCAAAAACTCCCTTTGTATCAAATTGCAAGTTTTTTGGGCATTGCCCCAGAGTCATTGAGCCGAATTCGAAGGGAACTTCTTGAGCCCTAA
- a CDS encoding ABC transporter permease codes for MNLEFLIAKKVGTATKKSFSNAILRLAVIAIALSMVVMIVSTGIVAGFKNTISEKIFGFWGHIHITSSYSPSSYAFESSPMDQNQDFYPAVDTIGQILHKLPAVDWLSSIQLNSSNPNVGIAFLLIFIALLFSFSPAFLRKKIRLSYRLLIALGFTIGSILLFSSQEYQLAQQDVTHQTQGGIRHIQLYIHKEGIIKTKDQIEGIVLRGVGADYDWEFLSQYIQEGNTLNTTSQTAERGILISDITAKRLKLKLNDTFLIYFVQDGNSLGRKFTITGIYKTGLEEYDKRFAIVDVRKLQQLNNWRPYRSYGTELDLEQEQISLKGLTVATAEDDAGWAYVQQHLQKGQLLNLADTASMGAIIPHQVAFVRQVGIGDTLSLKYIDIGGTPHVFNYLIQGIYEGPSNPNIKKTIFVNWQSIDNLNKILPPQVSGFEIFVDHIADLDAFGNYTNYVVLMGKDQYGNTIKELFPNIFDWLSLTDMNERIILLLMILVSIINMTTSLMILILERTNMIGILKALGAPNWSIRKIFLYNAAYIIGYGLFWGNVIGLGLCWIQMQFGIITLPEDLYYVSVAPIELNWLTLLLLNIGTLLITLIVLIIPSWLVAKIDPVKAIRFS; via the coding sequence TTGAATCTAGAATTTCTAATTGCAAAAAAAGTTGGTACAGCAACAAAAAAATCCTTTTCAAACGCCATCTTACGTTTAGCAGTTATTGCCATTGCATTAAGCATGGTTGTAATGATTGTTTCAACAGGCATCGTTGCGGGGTTCAAGAATACAATTAGTGAAAAAATATTTGGTTTTTGGGGGCATATTCACATTACCAGCAGCTATTCTCCTAGTAGTTATGCCTTTGAAAGTAGCCCTATGGATCAAAATCAAGATTTTTATCCAGCAGTAGATACCATTGGGCAGATTCTGCACAAATTACCCGCAGTTGATTGGCTATCGTCCATCCAACTAAATAGTAGCAACCCCAATGTAGGGATTGCATTTTTGTTGATTTTTATCGCCCTTCTTTTTTCTTTTTCGCCTGCTTTTCTCCGCAAAAAAATCCGCTTGTCTTACCGCCTACTCATTGCATTGGGTTTTACAATTGGTAGTATTTTATTGTTTAGCAGCCAAGAATATCAGCTTGCCCAACAAGATGTAACCCACCAAACGCAAGGAGGAATTCGACACATTCAACTTTATATACATAAGGAAGGGATTATAAAAACGAAGGATCAGATTGAAGGTATTGTCTTGCGAGGTGTTGGAGCTGATTATGATTGGGAATTTTTAAGCCAATATATTCAAGAAGGTAACACGCTTAATACCACTTCTCAAACCGCAGAGCGAGGTATTCTCATCTCTGATATAACAGCCAAACGATTAAAACTAAAATTAAACGATACCTTTTTAATCTATTTTGTGCAAGATGGCAATTCTTTGGGTCGAAAATTTACCATTACAGGGATTTACAAAACAGGGCTAGAAGAGTACGACAAACGTTTTGCAATTGTGGACGTTCGAAAATTGCAACAGCTCAATAACTGGCGTCCTTATAGAAGTTATGGGACGGAATTGGATTTGGAGCAAGAACAAATTAGCCTCAAAGGCCTCACAGTAGCAACCGCTGAAGATGATGCAGGTTGGGCTTATGTACAACAACACTTGCAAAAAGGGCAGTTGCTAAATTTGGCTGATACCGCAAGCATGGGGGCTATCATACCCCATCAAGTTGCCTTTGTTCGACAAGTAGGTATTGGCGATACCCTATCTCTAAAATACATCGACATTGGAGGCACTCCTCATGTCTTTAACTATTTAATTCAAGGAATCTATGAAGGCCCCAGTAATCCCAACATCAAAAAAACGATATTTGTCAACTGGCAGTCGATTGACAACCTCAACAAAATACTTCCTCCTCAAGTATCAGGCTTTGAAATATTTGTTGACCACATTGCTGATTTAGATGCCTTTGGGAACTATACCAATTATGTAGTTTTGATGGGAAAAGATCAATATGGCAATACGATTAAAGAGCTGTTTCCCAATATATTTGATTGGTTGAGTCTGACCGATATGAATGAGCGCATTATTTTGTTGCTTATGATCTTAGTTTCTATTATTAATATGACCACTTCGCTGATGATTTTAATTTTGGAACGGACGAATATGATTGGTATCCTCAAAGCCTTGGGAGCTCCCAATTGGTCAATTCGAAAGATTTTTCTATACAATGCCGCTTACATTATTGGTTATGGCTTGTTTTGGGGCAATGTTATTGGGCTTGGTCTCTGTTGGATACAAATGCAATTTGGCATTATTACCTTGCCAGAGGATCTTTACTATGTTTCTGTTGCTCCTATTGAACTTAATTGGCTAACCCTGCTCCTATTAAATATTGGAACCTTATTGATTACCTTAATTGTATTGATTATTCCATCTTGGTTGGTGGCAAAAATAGATCCTGTAAAGGCCATACGCTTTTCTTAA
- a CDS encoding RNA polymerase sigma factor — translation MKKYTNISDEELMRHVQKGVEWAFNELYQRYSQRILYFLYKMLKQDEAKAQDLLQDVFLKIVEAPEKFDVNQSFKTWIFTVTANHCKNYFRTQKRSIVELGATSSREGIEKKDEGLNTEAFHQKLNEALMDLPYKYREVFILKYKEGLQLKEIALVMECPLGTVKSRLSSATKLLGKRLAQYKKDVLSNY, via the coding sequence ATGAAAAAGTACACAAATATATCTGATGAAGAACTCATGCGGCATGTTCAAAAAGGCGTAGAATGGGCCTTTAATGAGTTGTATCAACGATACAGCCAGCGAATTTTATATTTTTTGTATAAAATGCTCAAACAGGATGAGGCTAAAGCCCAAGATTTATTGCAAGATGTTTTTCTGAAAATTGTTGAGGCTCCTGAAAAATTTGATGTCAACCAAAGCTTCAAAACATGGATTTTTACAGTGACTGCCAACCATTGTAAGAATTATTTTAGAACACAAAAACGGTCAATTGTAGAGTTAGGGGCTACTTCTAGTAGGGAGGGAATAGAAAAAAAAGACGAAGGACTAAATACAGAAGCATTTCATCAGAAACTAAACGAAGCTTTGATGGACTTGCCTTATAAATATAGAGAGGTGTTTATTTTAAAATACAAAGAGGGGTTGCAATTAAAAGAGATTGCGCTGGTGATGGAATGTCCATTAGGAACCGTAAAATCTAGACTGAGTAGTGCAACCAAATTATTGGGAAAACGGCTAGCTCAATATAAAAAGGATGTTTTAAGTAATTATTGA